One Hippoglossus stenolepis isolate QCI-W04-F060 chromosome 22, HSTE1.2, whole genome shotgun sequence DNA segment encodes these proteins:
- the mical3b gene encoding protein-methionine sulfoxide oxidase mical3b isoform X1 — MGDEPYQECRAQELFDEFVSASTCRAVLRTFGQLCEHLQMDTSTAERPLYRPIKCRLNYWRANALWAKLDRRAAQQEYLRARVCNNTTCVIIGAGPCGLRTAVELSFMGARVVLLEKRDSFSRNNVLHLWPFTIHDLRGLGAKKFYGKFCASSIDHISIRQLQLVLLKVALLLGVEVHVNVEFKNLVEPPDDQRRKIGWRMEVNPKCHPVNHLEFDVIVGADGRRNTLPGFRRKEFRGKLAIAITANFKNRNTSAEAKVEELSGVAFIFNQRFFQELRQETGIDLENIVYYKDDTHYFVMTAKKQSLLEKRVILQDFAHTEQLLSRGNVDHHALQVYAREAANFSTNHQLPSLDFAMNHYGQPDVAMFDFTCMYASENAGMIRQRQGHQLLVTLVGDSLLEPFWPMGTGVARGFLAALDSAWMIRSWSQGGAPLDVLAERESLYRLLPQTTPENMQKNISVFSVDPTTRYVNVNTHRITPDQVRHLLDTGEEAGLNANCGDIIHMPSPRTLREESAPQTNQLLTWCQEQTRGYRGVAVTDLTTSWKSGLAVCAVIHRCRPDLIDFDALDESLVEENTRLGFDVAEQELGISPLMTVEEMLSVGEPDSLSMVVYLSQFYQLLKDSPPPAGCLSRSSDLRSALVTPASLLSRLGHSPSRKSNPKELKDAAGKRRKTSGLSEEQQESCDGGVDGQMCDNASLCMSTGSRVRLMANQLQAKLDQTLSSSASPHRQGEVLSSVHTASECADAAAQPSSWRPRKRTLQQEQMSFRFKEKIKCQSALIRDEKFPVCCSDVCFFCQQRVYVMERLSAEGLFFHRSCFQCDFCSSSLRLSAYTFDQHAGKFYCLHHYDCRLSTTTARRPMASDTSASHRTSVASQGSGPSLPSSDSQDWAQDWAERRRSSEVSVMAATPERIELENCRRSSTEVGLCEEAELHEISEETLNQFNLNVEQKQEVSSESGSDEEDDRGGHVTSVEVSASLRETLHHLLRRNEDEEEDYDEGSEVENREEFSNLVPQSVSSVAGSDITGSETPVEPYSTLSSLTPPPGTTPSTASFITIPDSTHYEGRDTVVAMETASQQLVPRQWGSFDDISPELPLKKPLPQYETWAWSEEAEAGFDEDVETERGRRRHHLPTPLQGLLQLKGLKEAPHPGQVEVEGGGARALWRAVFSGNKKKEKKRGWSSPPVKTKVTANQRRATDMRGSLTEESNLESSALLQRCSLKPRNNLRLEVFDLTSEIHRVTITEEEEEQEPLYVPHALAFKRSYAIKRHSGRDRLPLQDSDGQSSCRTEVVGVVVELKEPSSLSVKEALFHREREGEDEDLDTKITRRVQRAARRQAKQEQQKRLHKAQMIQRRLQQVEQKQRELEEKGVMVEKALRGEADYYGDSIDCQEVNLHLGGLSRVENPVLMHQWFQLVQQKNSLLRYESELLIFARELELEDRQSRLQQELREKMAVDDHLKGAQQLLEERMMLGEMLEVAQQRDSLVSLLEEQRKQQPQEQQDQKLDLKPGPVTQLILDLGLS; from the exons tgcagatggacacCAGCACCGCGGAGAGGCCGCTGTACCGACCAATCAAATGCCGCCTCAATTACTGGAGGGCCAACGCTCTGTGGGCCAAGCTGGACCGAAGGGCTGCACAGCAGGAGTATCTGAGGGCCCGGGTCTGCAACAATACAACG tgtgTGATTATTGGGGCGGGGCCGTGCGGTCTGAGGACGGCGGTGGAGCTGAGCTTCATGGGAGCTCGGGTGGTGCTGCTGGAGAAGAGAGACTCGTTCTCCAGGAACAACGTTCTCCACCTGTGGCCCTTCACCATCCATGACCTACGGGGCCTTGGCGCCAAAAAGTTCTACGGAAAGTTCTGCGCCAGCTCAATCGACCACATCA GTATCCGtcagctgcagctggtcctGCTAAAGGTCGCCTTACTCCTGGGGGTAGAAGTTCATGTCAATGTGGAATTTAAAAACCTGGTGGAGCCGCCGGACGACCAGAGACGCA AGATTGGCTGGAGAATGGAGGTGAATCCAAAGTGTCATCCTGTTAATCATCTGGAGTTTGACGTCATCGTTGGAGCGGATGGACGCAGGAACACGCTGCCAG GTTTCAGACGTAAAGAGTTCAGAGGGAAACTCGCCATCGCCATCACGGCcaactttaaaaacagaaacaccagcGCTGAGGCCAAAGTGGAGGAGCTCAGCGGAGTCGCCTTCATCTTCAACCAGAGGTTCTTCCAGGAGCTTCGACAGGAAACAG GGATCGACCTGGAGAACATTGTCTACTACAAAGACGACACTCACTACTTTGTGATGACAGCGAAGAAACAGAGTCTGTTGGAGAAAAGAGTCATTCTACAG GACTTTGCTCACACTGAGCAGCTCCTTTCACGGGGGAATGTGGACCATCATGCGTTGCAGGTGTACGCCCGCGAGGCTGCCAACTTCTCCACAAATCACCAGCTGCCGTCTCTAGACTTCGCCATGAACCACTATGGTCAGCCTGACGTCGCCATGTTTGACTTTACCTGCATGTACGCATCTGAGAACGCCGGCATGATCCGACAACGCCAGGGACACCAGCTGCTTGTCACACTGGTGGGGGACAGCCTgctggag CCCTTCTGGCCAATGGGAACAGGTGTAGCTCGTGGTTTCCTCGCGGCTCTAGATTCAGCCTGGATGATCAGGAGTTGGTCTCAGGGCGGAGCTCCGCTGGACGTCCTGGCTGAGAG AGAGAGTTTGTATCGTCTCCTCCCTCAGACGACTCCAGAGAACATGCAGAAgaacatcagtgttttttctgtggaTCCAACGACACGCTACGTCAATGTCAACACACACCGCATCACACCTgaccag gtgagaCACCTGCTGGACACTGGAGAAGAGGCGGGGCTTAATGCAAACTGTGGTGACATCATCCATATGCCTTCGCCCAGGACACTCAGAGAGG AGTCCGCGCCTCAGACTAATCAGCTGCTGACGTGGTGTCAGGAGCAGACGCGTGGTTACCGGGGCGTAGCTGTGACTGACCTGACTACTTCTTGGAAGAGTGGCCTCGCTGTGTGTGCTGTCATCCACCGATGTCGACCCGATCTCAT agactTTGACGCTCTCGATGAGTCGTTGGTAGAAGAAAACACTCGTCTGGGTTTTGACGTCGCAGAACAAGAGTTGGGGATTTCTCCTTTGATGACGGTGGAAGAAATGTTGTCTGTCGGCGAACCGGACTCTCTATCTATGGTCGTTTACCTGAGTCAGTTCTACCAGCTGCTCAAAGATTcaccgccccctgctg GATGTTTGAGTCGGAGCTCAGATCTGAGGTCAGCGCTCGTCactcctgcctccctcctcaGTCGACTCGGACACAGTCCGTCCAGGAAATCGAACCCAAAG GAGCTAAAAGACGCTGCAGGTAAAAGGAGGAAGACCAGTGGACTgagtgaagagcagcaggag TCATGTGACGGGGGCGTCGACGGACAGATGTGTGATAACGCGTCTTTGTGCATGTCCACTGGATCCAGAGTTCGTCTGATGGCCAATCAGCTGCAAGCAAAGCTTGACCAGACGTTATCTTCTTCAGCTTCACCTCACCGG CAGGGGGAGGTGTTGTCCAGTGTCCATACAGCCTCAGAGTGTGCGGATGCTGCTGCCCAGCCGTCGTCATGGAGACCG AGAAAACGAACTCTTCAACAGGAACAGATGAGTTTCCGCTTCAAAGAGAAGATCAAGTGTCAGAGCGCCCTCATCAGGGACGAGAAG TTTCCCGTCTGCTGCAGCGATGTCTGTTTCTTCTGTCAGCAGAGAGTCTACGTGATGGAGCGTCTGAGCGCTGAGGGCTTGTTCTTCCATCGCAGCTGTTTCCagtgtgatttctgcagcagctcgcTCCGACTGTCGGCGTACACCTTCGACCAACACGCCG GGAAGTTTTACTGTCTCCATCACTACGACTGTCGTCTGAGCACCACCACCGCGAGGAGGCCGATGGCGTCTGACACATCAGCTTCACACCGAACGTCTGTG GCGTCTCAGGGCTCAGGcccttccctcccctcctctgacTCTCAGGACTGGGCTCAGGACTGGGCGGAGCGCCGCCGTTCGTCAG AAGTTTCTGTGATGGCGGCGACACCCGAGAGAATCGAGCTCGAAAACTGCAGACGAAGCTCGACCGAGGTGGGGCTTTGCGAGGAGGCGGAGCTCCATGAGATCTCAGAGGAGACGTTGAACCAGTTCAACCTGAACGTGgagcagaaacaggaagtgag ttcagaGTCTGGGAGCGATGAGGAAGATGATCgaggaggtcatgtgacctcaGTGGAGGTCAGCGCTTCATTGAGGGAAACTCTGCATCACCTCCTCAGGAgaaatgaggatgaagaggaggattaTGACGAAGGCAGTGAGGTGGAGAACA GGGAGGAGTTTTCTAATCTCGTCCCTCAGAGCGTCTCCTCagtggcaggaagtgacatcacaggGTCTGAAACACCTGTGGAGCCTTACTCCACACTTTCATCATTGACTCCGCCCCCTGGTACCACGCCCTCCACCGCTTCCTTTATCACCATACCTGACTCCACCCACTATGAGGGCAGAGACACTGTGGTCGCAATGGAAACAGCCAGTCAGCAGCTTGTGCCCCGACAGTGgggctcctttgatgacatcaGCCCTGAACTACCACTGAAGAAACCCCTCCCCCAATATGAAACATGGGCGTGGTCAGAAGAAGCTGAGGCAGGGTTTGATGAGGACGTAGAGACagaaagggggaggaggagacatcACCTCCCCACCCCTCTGCAGGGCCTCCTCCAGCTGAAGGGGCTCAAGGAGGCTCCGCACCCTggacaggtggaggtggaaggAGGCGGAGCCAGAGCTCTGTGGAGGGCGGTGTTCTCCGGAaacaagaagaaggagaagaagaggggcTGGAGTTCACCTCCAGTAAAGACAAAGgttacagccaatcagaggagagctACAG ATATGAGAGGAAGTCTGACTGAAGAGTCAAATCTGGAATCATCAGCGCTGCTGCAACGATGTTCGCTAAAACCCAGGAACAAC CTGCGTCTGGAGGTGTTCGACCTCACGTCTGAAATTCACAGAGTCACAATAacggaagaggaggaggaacaggag CCGTTGTATGTTCCACATGCTCTGGCTTTCAAACGATCATACGCCATCAAG AGACACTCTGGGAGGGACAGACTCCCCCTGCAGGACTCTGATGGCCAGTCCTCTTGTCGCACTGAGGTTGTCGGGGTCGTAGTTGAGCTGAAGGAGCCGTCCAGTCTGAGCGTGAAGGAGGCCTTGTTccacagagagcgagagggcGAAGATGAAGACCTGGACACGAAAATCACCAGACGAGTTCAGAGAGCTGCTCGACGACAAGCGAAACAGGAACAACAGAAGAGACTTCACAAGGCTCAG atgATCCAGAGACGTCTTCAGCAGgttgaacagaaacaaagagaactgGAGGAGAAAGGAGTGATGGTGGAGAAAGCTCTGAGAGGAGAGGCTG ATTACTATGGAGACTCTATCGACTGTCAAGAAGTCAACCTTCATCTCGGAG ggcTGAGTCGTGTGGAGAACCCGGTTCTGATGCATCAGTGGTTCCAGCTCGTTCAGCAGAAGAATTCTTTGCTTCGATATGAATCTGAACTCCTCATATT TGCTcgggagctggagctggaggatcGTCAGAGTCGTCTGCAGCAGGAGCTCAGAGAGAAAATGGCCGTTGACG ACCACCTGAAGGGGgcgcagcagctgctggaggagcgtATGATGTTGGGGGAGATGTTGGAGGTGGCGCAGCAGAGAGATTCTCTAGTGTccctgctggaggagcagagaaagcagcagccacaggaaCAGCAGGACCAGAAACTGGACCTGAAACCAGGACCTGTGACTCAGCTGATCCTGGACCTGGGACTCAGCTGA
- the mical3b gene encoding protein-methionine sulfoxide oxidase mical3b isoform X3 translates to MGDEPYQECRAQELFDEFVSASTCRAVLRTFGQLCEHLQMDTSTAERPLYRPIKCRLNYWRANALWAKLDRRAAQQEYLRARVCNNTTCVIIGAGPCGLRTAVELSFMGARVVLLEKRDSFSRNNVLHLWPFTIHDLRGLGAKKFYGKFCASSIDHISIRQLQLVLLKVALLLGVEVHVNVEFKNLVEPPDDQRRKIGWRMEVNPKCHPVNHLEFDVIVGADGRRNTLPGFRRKEFRGKLAIAITANFKNRNTSAEAKVEELSGVAFIFNQRFFQELRQETGIDLENIVYYKDDTHYFVMTAKKQSLLEKRVILQDFAHTEQLLSRGNVDHHALQVYAREAANFSTNHQLPSLDFAMNHYGQPDVAMFDFTCMYASENAGMIRQRQGHQLLVTLVGDSLLEPFWPMGTGVARGFLAALDSAWMIRSWSQGGAPLDVLAERESLYRLLPQTTPENMQKNISVFSVDPTTRYVNVNTHRITPDQVRHLLDTGEEAGLNANCGDIIHMPSPRTLREESAPQTNQLLTWCQEQTRGYRGVAVTDLTTSWKSGLAVCAVIHRCRPDLIDFDALDESLVEENTRLGFDVAEQELGISPLMTVEEMLSVGEPDSLSMVVYLSQFYQLLKDSPPPAGCLSRSSDLRSALVTPASLLSRLGHSPSRKSNPKELKDAAGKRRKTSGLSEEQQESCDGGVDGQMCDNASLCMSTGSRVRLMANQLQAKLDQTLSSSASPHRQGEVLSSVHTASECADAAAQPSSWRPRKRTLQQEQMSFRFKEKIKCQSALIRDEKFPVCCSDVCFFCQQRVYVMERLSAEGLFFHRSCFQCDFCSSSLRLSAYTFDQHAGKFYCLHHYDCRLSTTTARRPMASDTSASHRTSVASQGSGPSLPSSDSQDWAQDWAERRRSSEVSVMAATPERIELENCRRSSTEVGLCEEAELHEISEETLNQFNLNVEQKQEVSSESGSDEEDDRGGHVTSVEVSASLRETLHHLLRRNEDEEEDYDEGSEVENREEFSNLVPQSVSSVAGSDITGSETPVEPYSTLSSLTPPPGTTPSTASFITIPDSTHYEGRDTVVAMETASQQLVPRQWGSFDDISPELPLKKPLPQYETWAWSEEAEAGFDEDVETERGRRRHHLPTPLQGLLQLKGLKEAPHPGQVEVEGGGARALWRAVFSGNKKKEKKRGWSSPPVKTKVTANQRRATDMRGSLTEESNLESSALLQRCSLKPRNNPLYVPHALAFKRSYAIKRHSGRDRLPLQDSDGQSSCRTEVVGVVVELKEPSSLSVKEALFHREREGEDEDLDTKITRRVQRAARRQAKQEQQKRLHKAQMIQRRLQQVEQKQRELEEKGVMVEKALRGEADYYGDSIDCQEVNLHLGGLSRVENPVLMHQWFQLVQQKNSLLRYESELLIFARELELEDRQSRLQQELREKMAVDDHLKGAQQLLEERMMLGEMLEVAQQRDSLVSLLEEQRKQQPQEQQDQKLDLKPGPVTQLILDLGLS, encoded by the exons tgcagatggacacCAGCACCGCGGAGAGGCCGCTGTACCGACCAATCAAATGCCGCCTCAATTACTGGAGGGCCAACGCTCTGTGGGCCAAGCTGGACCGAAGGGCTGCACAGCAGGAGTATCTGAGGGCCCGGGTCTGCAACAATACAACG tgtgTGATTATTGGGGCGGGGCCGTGCGGTCTGAGGACGGCGGTGGAGCTGAGCTTCATGGGAGCTCGGGTGGTGCTGCTGGAGAAGAGAGACTCGTTCTCCAGGAACAACGTTCTCCACCTGTGGCCCTTCACCATCCATGACCTACGGGGCCTTGGCGCCAAAAAGTTCTACGGAAAGTTCTGCGCCAGCTCAATCGACCACATCA GTATCCGtcagctgcagctggtcctGCTAAAGGTCGCCTTACTCCTGGGGGTAGAAGTTCATGTCAATGTGGAATTTAAAAACCTGGTGGAGCCGCCGGACGACCAGAGACGCA AGATTGGCTGGAGAATGGAGGTGAATCCAAAGTGTCATCCTGTTAATCATCTGGAGTTTGACGTCATCGTTGGAGCGGATGGACGCAGGAACACGCTGCCAG GTTTCAGACGTAAAGAGTTCAGAGGGAAACTCGCCATCGCCATCACGGCcaactttaaaaacagaaacaccagcGCTGAGGCCAAAGTGGAGGAGCTCAGCGGAGTCGCCTTCATCTTCAACCAGAGGTTCTTCCAGGAGCTTCGACAGGAAACAG GGATCGACCTGGAGAACATTGTCTACTACAAAGACGACACTCACTACTTTGTGATGACAGCGAAGAAACAGAGTCTGTTGGAGAAAAGAGTCATTCTACAG GACTTTGCTCACACTGAGCAGCTCCTTTCACGGGGGAATGTGGACCATCATGCGTTGCAGGTGTACGCCCGCGAGGCTGCCAACTTCTCCACAAATCACCAGCTGCCGTCTCTAGACTTCGCCATGAACCACTATGGTCAGCCTGACGTCGCCATGTTTGACTTTACCTGCATGTACGCATCTGAGAACGCCGGCATGATCCGACAACGCCAGGGACACCAGCTGCTTGTCACACTGGTGGGGGACAGCCTgctggag CCCTTCTGGCCAATGGGAACAGGTGTAGCTCGTGGTTTCCTCGCGGCTCTAGATTCAGCCTGGATGATCAGGAGTTGGTCTCAGGGCGGAGCTCCGCTGGACGTCCTGGCTGAGAG AGAGAGTTTGTATCGTCTCCTCCCTCAGACGACTCCAGAGAACATGCAGAAgaacatcagtgttttttctgtggaTCCAACGACACGCTACGTCAATGTCAACACACACCGCATCACACCTgaccag gtgagaCACCTGCTGGACACTGGAGAAGAGGCGGGGCTTAATGCAAACTGTGGTGACATCATCCATATGCCTTCGCCCAGGACACTCAGAGAGG AGTCCGCGCCTCAGACTAATCAGCTGCTGACGTGGTGTCAGGAGCAGACGCGTGGTTACCGGGGCGTAGCTGTGACTGACCTGACTACTTCTTGGAAGAGTGGCCTCGCTGTGTGTGCTGTCATCCACCGATGTCGACCCGATCTCAT agactTTGACGCTCTCGATGAGTCGTTGGTAGAAGAAAACACTCGTCTGGGTTTTGACGTCGCAGAACAAGAGTTGGGGATTTCTCCTTTGATGACGGTGGAAGAAATGTTGTCTGTCGGCGAACCGGACTCTCTATCTATGGTCGTTTACCTGAGTCAGTTCTACCAGCTGCTCAAAGATTcaccgccccctgctg GATGTTTGAGTCGGAGCTCAGATCTGAGGTCAGCGCTCGTCactcctgcctccctcctcaGTCGACTCGGACACAGTCCGTCCAGGAAATCGAACCCAAAG GAGCTAAAAGACGCTGCAGGTAAAAGGAGGAAGACCAGTGGACTgagtgaagagcagcaggag TCATGTGACGGGGGCGTCGACGGACAGATGTGTGATAACGCGTCTTTGTGCATGTCCACTGGATCCAGAGTTCGTCTGATGGCCAATCAGCTGCAAGCAAAGCTTGACCAGACGTTATCTTCTTCAGCTTCACCTCACCGG CAGGGGGAGGTGTTGTCCAGTGTCCATACAGCCTCAGAGTGTGCGGATGCTGCTGCCCAGCCGTCGTCATGGAGACCG AGAAAACGAACTCTTCAACAGGAACAGATGAGTTTCCGCTTCAAAGAGAAGATCAAGTGTCAGAGCGCCCTCATCAGGGACGAGAAG TTTCCCGTCTGCTGCAGCGATGTCTGTTTCTTCTGTCAGCAGAGAGTCTACGTGATGGAGCGTCTGAGCGCTGAGGGCTTGTTCTTCCATCGCAGCTGTTTCCagtgtgatttctgcagcagctcgcTCCGACTGTCGGCGTACACCTTCGACCAACACGCCG GGAAGTTTTACTGTCTCCATCACTACGACTGTCGTCTGAGCACCACCACCGCGAGGAGGCCGATGGCGTCTGACACATCAGCTTCACACCGAACGTCTGTG GCGTCTCAGGGCTCAGGcccttccctcccctcctctgacTCTCAGGACTGGGCTCAGGACTGGGCGGAGCGCCGCCGTTCGTCAG AAGTTTCTGTGATGGCGGCGACACCCGAGAGAATCGAGCTCGAAAACTGCAGACGAAGCTCGACCGAGGTGGGGCTTTGCGAGGAGGCGGAGCTCCATGAGATCTCAGAGGAGACGTTGAACCAGTTCAACCTGAACGTGgagcagaaacaggaagtgag ttcagaGTCTGGGAGCGATGAGGAAGATGATCgaggaggtcatgtgacctcaGTGGAGGTCAGCGCTTCATTGAGGGAAACTCTGCATCACCTCCTCAGGAgaaatgaggatgaagaggaggattaTGACGAAGGCAGTGAGGTGGAGAACA GGGAGGAGTTTTCTAATCTCGTCCCTCAGAGCGTCTCCTCagtggcaggaagtgacatcacaggGTCTGAAACACCTGTGGAGCCTTACTCCACACTTTCATCATTGACTCCGCCCCCTGGTACCACGCCCTCCACCGCTTCCTTTATCACCATACCTGACTCCACCCACTATGAGGGCAGAGACACTGTGGTCGCAATGGAAACAGCCAGTCAGCAGCTTGTGCCCCGACAGTGgggctcctttgatgacatcaGCCCTGAACTACCACTGAAGAAACCCCTCCCCCAATATGAAACATGGGCGTGGTCAGAAGAAGCTGAGGCAGGGTTTGATGAGGACGTAGAGACagaaagggggaggaggagacatcACCTCCCCACCCCTCTGCAGGGCCTCCTCCAGCTGAAGGGGCTCAAGGAGGCTCCGCACCCTggacaggtggaggtggaaggAGGCGGAGCCAGAGCTCTGTGGAGGGCGGTGTTCTCCGGAaacaagaagaaggagaagaagaggggcTGGAGTTCACCTCCAGTAAAGACAAAGgttacagccaatcagaggagagctACAG ATATGAGAGGAAGTCTGACTGAAGAGTCAAATCTGGAATCATCAGCGCTGCTGCAACGATGTTCGCTAAAACCCAGGAACAAC CCGTTGTATGTTCCACATGCTCTGGCTTTCAAACGATCATACGCCATCAAG AGACACTCTGGGAGGGACAGACTCCCCCTGCAGGACTCTGATGGCCAGTCCTCTTGTCGCACTGAGGTTGTCGGGGTCGTAGTTGAGCTGAAGGAGCCGTCCAGTCTGAGCGTGAAGGAGGCCTTGTTccacagagagcgagagggcGAAGATGAAGACCTGGACACGAAAATCACCAGACGAGTTCAGAGAGCTGCTCGACGACAAGCGAAACAGGAACAACAGAAGAGACTTCACAAGGCTCAG atgATCCAGAGACGTCTTCAGCAGgttgaacagaaacaaagagaactgGAGGAGAAAGGAGTGATGGTGGAGAAAGCTCTGAGAGGAGAGGCTG ATTACTATGGAGACTCTATCGACTGTCAAGAAGTCAACCTTCATCTCGGAG ggcTGAGTCGTGTGGAGAACCCGGTTCTGATGCATCAGTGGTTCCAGCTCGTTCAGCAGAAGAATTCTTTGCTTCGATATGAATCTGAACTCCTCATATT TGCTcgggagctggagctggaggatcGTCAGAGTCGTCTGCAGCAGGAGCTCAGAGAGAAAATGGCCGTTGACG ACCACCTGAAGGGGgcgcagcagctgctggaggagcgtATGATGTTGGGGGAGATGTTGGAGGTGGCGCAGCAGAGAGATTCTCTAGTGTccctgctggaggagcagagaaagcagcagccacaggaaCAGCAGGACCAGAAACTGGACCTGAAACCAGGACCTGTGACTCAGCTGATCCTGGACCTGGGACTCAGCTGA